The sequence CGCCGTCGCCCACAGCACCCACACCTGGATGTACGTCTTGAACACGGTGTTCATCCGGAGCGGTCCCGCCTGCTCGTTGACGTAGAGGAACTCGACGAGCAACACGAGTCCGGCCCCGGCGACGACGAGCACCGTCTCGAACCCGACGTCGCGGTCGAACGCGAGCGCGACCCAGCCGAAGACCAGAAGCGGGAGGATCAGCGCGACGGCCGCCATCCCCTGTCCGACGGCGACGACGACCACGCCGACGACGGCGGCGGCGAGCAGCCACGTGTCGCCCTCGGCCAACCGCGAGAGGAGGTAGGCGGCGAAGCCGGCGACGAACGCGCCGTGGACGAGCAACAGCGCGCCGAGGCCGCTCCGATTCGCCGGGCCGAGGAGCGCCACTTCGCGGCCGGACGCACCCGTGAGCAGGAACGGAGCCCCGAGCGCCGCGCCGACTACCCCCGCGACGGCGACGAGGCCGACGGCGACGACGAGACGCCCGGCCTGTGCCGGCAACAGGTCGTCGTCGTCGCTGTACCGCACCGCCGAAGCGACGCGGTCGGGAAGCAGGGTTTCGGGTCGCGCGGGCGCGAACACGAGTGCGAGCGCCGCGACGCCGAACAAGGAGGGGAAACTCCACGTGTCGAGAACGAGCTGGAGACCGCCGAGCGCCGGCAGCGCGACGAACAACAGCGTTCGACGAAGCGGCCGCTCCGACTGCGGCGTCTCGAAGTACGCGAACGCGAGCGCCGCTCCGAGGAGCAGAAACGGCGTTCCCATCATGTGGCCGTGCAGGTCGCCGTTGAGCCACGCGAAGAACGGGAACTCGTTTATCGTCCCCTCGATGACGCGGCTCGCGGTCCAGTAGCTGAACGAATCGGTGCCGGCCAGCAGTTCGTCCGGCGAGTACTGCGTCGTCTCGGCGGCGATAAGTCCGGCGAGCGGGCGCCGCACCGGTTCGGGGAGCAACGTCAACGCGACGCGACCCCCGGTGACGAGGTTGCTGGCGAGACCGACGAAGAACGCGGACAACAGCCCGGCGGGCCGACGCGCGCCGCCGCGACTCGACGCGACCGACCCCGCGAGGTCGAACGTCGCAGTGACGAGCATCGCGTAGAAGCCCGCGAGCGAGAGGTTGTAGGCGAATCTCGCGGGCGTGTCGGTGAGCATCGCCAGAAGCACCGTCAGCAGGTGCCCGCCGTAGTAGTACTGGACGGGCTCGCCCGCGAACCAGAAGTCCTCCGGCGGGAGCGCGTCGGCGCGGAGCAGCGCCTTCAGCAGGCCGAAGTCGAGGAACTTCTCGCCGCCGGCGGCGTGGACCGCGGGGTCGACGGCGCGAATCGAAAGCAGGAACGCGAACGCGACGACGAAGACGACCGCGGTGTCTGCGACCGCGCGCCTGTCGACGTCGAATCCGGACGCGAGAACGAGACGGCGTTCTCGGAGCGCCGCGAGGTCGAACGCCGTCGCCGCCGAGAGCGAGAGCAGGACGGCGACGGCGACGACGACGGTTCCGAGGCCGAACGAGAACTGGCCGACCCAGTGGGCGACGAGCGTCG is a genomic window of Haloprofundus halophilus containing:
- a CDS encoding DUF2298 domain-containing protein, which gives rise to MEYLYVAVWLVLYAVLAVLGLPLAARLFRHVPGRGPGFALPLSLLVSTLVAHWVGQFSFGLGTVVVAVAVLLSLSAATAFDLAALRERRLVLASGFDVDRRAVADTAVVFVVAFAFLLSIRAVDPAVHAAGGEKFLDFGLLKALLRADALPPEDFWFAGEPVQYYYGGHLLTVLLAMLTDTPARFAYNLSLAGFYAMLVTATFDLAGSVASSRGGARRPAGLLSAFFVGLASNLVTGGRVALTLLPEPVRRPLAGLIAAETTQYSPDELLAGTDSFSYWTASRVIEGTINEFPFFAWLNGDLHGHMMGTPFLLLGAALAFAYFETPQSERPLRRTLLFVALPALGGLQLVLDTWSFPSLFGVAALALVFAPARPETLLPDRVASAVRYSDDDDLLPAQAGRLVVAVGLVAVAGVVGAALGAPFLLTGASGREVALLGPANRSGLGALLLVHGAFVAGFAAYLLSRLAEGDTWLLAAAVVGVVVVAVGQGMAAVALILPLLVFGWVALAFDRDVGFETVLVVAGAGLVLLVEFLYVNEQAGPLRMNTVFKTYIQVWVLWATALGPALTLLLARPLPTRIRRAVSATDGSTATDGGTETGDRAGADGGTGANAETKSSPVRASEAATATARTLALGLTLCLVVSTGFYAPLALGNHFEGAGEPTLDATQFAETDHPKEAKAIAWLDEKPSRPTLLSAPGTYHYPNAESGSYPYPPGRYGWNSNPASTLTGIPTVAGWGHEIGYRGFDTYIHRVEQVDAAFTDDAALVDVLREYDVRYVWVGPAERERYGETSVGDVSGVSVAYRTETVTIYEVDRDELPGSGGS